The Actinomycetes bacterium nucleotide sequence CGACCAGAAGCCGCCGATCGTCGCGCCGATCGCCTCCTTGCCGACGGCCGGCGGGTTGTTGCCGAACACGACGACCGCATCGTCGCTGTGCCGCTCGACGTACGCCTCCAGGCGCATGGCGTCGACGTCGGCGTAGTAGTCGTCGATCCAGGTGGACATGCTTCCTCCTCTGATGGTCTCGATGTGGGACGGGGGGACGAGTGATGGTCTCGATGTGGGACGGGGGGACGAGGGGCGGTGGTACAGGGTCGTGACGGGCATGCGGCTGAGCGGCAGGGCGGGCGGTCAGGCAGCCTCGCCGCGGGCGATGCGGCGCATCGCGTCGAGCGTGGCGGCGACGGCCTTGAGGTAGTCCGCCGTCATCCCCTCGGCGTACTCGCGCTCAGCCTGCGAGCCGCCCTGGACGCCGGCGACGACGAGGGCGAAGCTGAAGCGCAGCCGCAGGTCGTCGTCCGGGCCCTCGATCTCGTTGGCGATCGTGCCGAGCACGGGTCCCGAGATGCGGGTGAAGACGACGCGGTGCGGCTCCTCGAGGGTGATGCGCTCTCGGAACTGCTGTCCGCGGAACTCGATGTCGCGGTCGAAGCTCGCGGGTCCGTGCCGCTCCACGATGTCGCACCGCGTCATGGCGGGGACGAAGGGCAAGGCGTTGTCGGCCTTGAGCACGAGGCCGTTCCACACGGCCGCGCGGTCCAGGTGCGGCTGGCCGTCTTCGTTGACGGGCAGAGCGTAACTGACGAAGATCATGGCTCCTCCAGGCGCGAGCGGGGCGGGTTCCGCGGGCGGTGCGCGTGCACCGGCGAGTCAGCGGCGACGATGCGGTTGACGAGGACGCCGAGGTGCTCGATCTCCGTACGGACCACGTCGCCGGGCCGCAGGGACACGCCTCGGCCGGCGCCCACCCCGGCCGGCGTCCCGGTCGAGATGACGTCACCCGGCTCCAAGGTCACGGCCTGGCTCGCCGCGGCGACGAGCGTGGGGATGTCGCAGATCATGTCCGCCGTGCTCCCGTCCTGCTGGAGCTCGTCGTTGACCCACAGGCGAATTCGTAGATGTTGCGGGTCCGGGACGAGCCAGGCCGGGGTCAGGCCGGGGCCGAGCGGCAGCGAGCCGTCGCGGGCCTTCGAGGCGAACCAGTCGTAGCGGAAGGCGGGTGCGGGCACGCTCGCCCGACGGTGGTACCCGCGCGCCGTGATGTCGTTCGCTACGCAGTACCCCGCGACGTGCGCGAGGGCCTTCTCACGCGGGATCTCCCGGCCGCCGACGCCGATGACGACGGCGAGCTCGGCCTCCCAGTCCAGCCGCGCCGCCTCCGGGCCGTCGACGGGAACGTCGTCGAACGGACCGACGACGGTCGTCGTCGGCGGCTTGAGGAAGAAGAACGGCGTCCAGTCCGCCGGCGGCGGCTCGGTGCCCATCTCCGCGATGTGCCGCCGGTAGTTGACGCCGGCGCAGATCACCTTGCGTGGGTAGCGCAGCGGCGCGAGCAGCCGGACGCCGACGAGCGGGGCTGCGGCCTCGACGTCCATCGCGCGGAGGGCCTCGGCGGCCGCGGGCCAGCCGTCGACGAGCTCGGTGAGGCTCGCCCACCCCTTGAGCGCGGGCACCTCCCGCAGGCTCCCGTCGCCCACCCGGGCGGCGACGAACGGCTCGTCATCGGCGACGACGGTGACGAGGGACCAGATGGTCACGAGGCGCTCCCGGGCTCGGCGGACGCCGGGCTCTGGCCGGACAGGACATCGTGAACGGCGGCGATGTCGAGGGCTCCCCACCCGTCGGCGAGCGCTTGGTCATACAGCTGCTTGGCGACGGCGAAGAGGGGCAGCACGGTCCCGATCGCCTCGGCCTGGTCCTCGATCTGCTCGAGGATGTGGTGGAGCGTCGCGATGGGCCCGGGCGCGGGCGTCCAGCGTCGCTCTTGGACGAGAGGGCCGCGACGCTGCCAGATCGCCGACGAGGCGATCGAGTCGTCGAGGGTGCGCTGGACCAGCTCGAGGTCCAGGCCGCTGCGGCGGGCCAGCAGCATCGCCTCCGCGGTCGCGACGGTGTGCACCGCGACAAGGAGGTTGGCGACGTACTTCAGGCGCGCCGCGGTGCCGAAGGCGCCCGTGTAGACCCACGGCCCGGAGATCGCGTCGAGCACCTCGCGGACGGCGTCCACGCTCGCCTCCTCCCCCGAGACAAACGTCGTCGCCGCTCGGGGCCGGACCATGGCCGGCGTGCCGCTGATCGGGCAGTCGAGGAGGTCGCCGCCGGACGTCCGGACGCGGTCGCGCAGCGCCGCCTTCTCCGCGACGTCGAGCGTGCTCATCTCCACG carries:
- a CDS encoding NAD(P)-dependent oxidoreductase, translated to MTTVGVIGLGKMGLPIAQNLMDRGFAVVGYRRSGTGELAALGGTGAQSPAEVASASDVLLSILPDVAALREVLLGPHGTMTKLRPGTVHVEMSTLDVAEKAALRDRVRTSGGDLLDCPISGTPAMVRPRAATTFVSGEEASVDAVREVLDAISGPWVYTGAFGTAARLKYVANLLVAVHTVATAEAMLLARRSGLDLELVQRTLDDSIASSAIWQRRGPLVQERRWTPAPGPIATLHHILEQIEDQAEAIGTVLPLFAVAKQLYDQALADGWGALDIAAVHDVLSGQSPASAEPGSAS
- a CDS encoding SRPBCC family protein, whose product is MIFVSYALPVNEDGQPHLDRAAVWNGLVLKADNALPFVPAMTRCDIVERHGPASFDRDIEFRGQQFRERITLEEPHRVVFTRISGPVLGTIANEIEGPDDDLRLRFSFALVVAGVQGGSQAEREYAEGMTADYLKAVAATLDAMRRIARGEAA
- a CDS encoding fumarylacetoacetate hydrolase family protein; this encodes MTIWSLVTVVADDEPFVAARVGDGSLREVPALKGWASLTELVDGWPAAAEALRAMDVEAAAPLVGVRLLAPLRYPRKVICAGVNYRRHIAEMGTEPPPADWTPFFFLKPPTTTVVGPFDDVPVDGPEAARLDWEAELAVVIGVGGREIPREKALAHVAGYCVANDITARGYHRRASVPAPAFRYDWFASKARDGSLPLGPGLTPAWLVPDPQHLRIRLWVNDELQQDGSTADMICDIPTLVAAASQAVTLEPGDVISTGTPAGVGAGRGVSLRPGDVVRTEIEHLGVLVNRIVAADSPVHAHRPRNPPRSRLEEP